One genomic segment of Candidatus Sulfotelmatobacter sp. includes these proteins:
- a CDS encoding M28 family peptidase: MLNSISAALLACASLVCAKPVWAEGGAGGSKGAKIVASAKLPSPAINALETITPDHIRWHVRYLSHDLLEGRGTGQRGGDVAAEYIATQFAEYGLKPAGDHGTYMQKVPLVGITTLPDTQFSLVPKHGETMHLKALDEYVAFDHTQQAQSDVDADIVFVGYGIEAPEYGWDDYKGIDVRGKVLLMLVNEPPSDDPKFFKGKALTYYGRWTYKYEEAARKGAVGAILIHQTQMASYSWDVVRNSFSGEKSFLRVEGSPLKVAAWVHLDAATRLASASGTSLEKMLKDAQSKDFHPVNLGARLQAHMVSKIRNFESSNVVAILPGSDRKSDEAVIYTAHYDHFGIRPDMPGDNIFNGANDNATGCGILLELARAFGGAAQRPRRSIIFAAVTAEEQGLLGSEYLGKHPPIPAGKITLDLNYDDVKPLGAPEEVEVAGAERTTFYPAVEATSKEFRLAIRPDALPEAGHFYRSDHFSLARVGIPSFSINEGMKYKGHTEAWGLEQERDYVEKHYHQPSDEYHPEMDFVGDSAMARFGFALGWEAASLPQRVEWLKGDEFEAARMKSQ; this comes from the coding sequence ATGCTGAATTCCATTTCGGCTGCTCTGCTGGCATGCGCGAGTTTGGTCTGCGCAAAACCAGTATGGGCCGAGGGCGGGGCGGGCGGTTCCAAGGGAGCGAAGATTGTGGCGTCGGCGAAATTGCCGAGCCCGGCCATTAACGCTCTAGAGACGATTACTCCCGACCACATTCGCTGGCACGTGCGTTACCTGTCGCACGATCTGCTTGAGGGACGCGGCACCGGGCAGCGCGGCGGCGATGTCGCTGCGGAATACATAGCGACACAGTTCGCCGAATATGGACTCAAGCCCGCCGGCGACCACGGCACATACATGCAGAAGGTGCCGCTAGTGGGTATCACGACGCTTCCCGACACGCAATTCTCGCTGGTGCCGAAACACGGCGAGACGATGCATCTGAAAGCGCTCGACGAGTACGTGGCCTTTGATCACACTCAGCAGGCGCAGTCGGATGTGGACGCGGACATCGTTTTTGTGGGCTATGGAATCGAAGCGCCCGAATATGGCTGGGACGACTACAAGGGCATCGACGTGCGCGGCAAAGTTCTGCTGATGCTGGTGAACGAACCGCCCTCGGACGATCCGAAGTTTTTCAAAGGCAAGGCCCTCACCTACTACGGACGCTGGACTTACAAGTATGAGGAGGCCGCGCGCAAGGGCGCTGTCGGGGCGATCCTTATCCATCAGACGCAGATGGCGAGCTATAGCTGGGATGTAGTGAGGAATTCATTTTCGGGCGAGAAGTCGTTTCTGAGAGTCGAGGGCTCGCCGCTGAAAGTGGCGGCGTGGGTGCATCTGGATGCGGCGACGCGTCTGGCTTCGGCCTCGGGCACGAGTCTGGAGAAGATGTTGAAGGATGCGCAATCGAAAGATTTTCATCCTGTGAATCTGGGCGCGCGGCTTCAGGCGCACATGGTCAGCAAGATTCGCAATTTCGAATCGAGCAATGTTGTAGCGATTCTGCCGGGGTCGGATCGCAAGAGCGATGAAGCCGTCATTTATACGGCGCACTACGACCATTTCGGCATTCGTCCCGATATGCCGGGGGACAACATTTTCAATGGGGCCAACGATAACGCCACCGGCTGCGGCATTCTGCTCGAATTAGCGCGAGCCTTCGGAGGCGCAGCCCAGCGGCCGCGACGTTCGATCATCTTTGCCGCGGTTACGGCTGAGGAACAGGGGTTGCTGGGATCGGAATATCTGGGGAAGCATCCGCCAATTCCGGCGGGAAAGATTACCCTCGATCTGAACTATGACGACGTGAAGCCGCTGGGCGCGCCGGAAGAAGTGGAAGTTGCCGGAGCGGAGCGGACGACGTTTTATCCCGCGGTGGAAGCGACTTCAAAGGAATTTCGGCTCGCGATTCGTCCGGATGCACTGCCCGAGGCCGGGCACTTCTACCGCTCCGATCATTTCAGCCTGGCGCGCGTCGGGATTCCGTCTTTCTCCATCAATGAAGGCATGAAGTACAAGGGCCACACCGAAGCTTGGGGGCTCGAGCAGGAGCGCGACTACGTGGAAAAGCACTATCACCAGCCCAGCGACGAATACCATCCGGAGATGGATTTCGTCGGCGACTCCGCCATGGCGCGGTTTGGATTTGCCCTGGGATGGGAGGCGGCGAGCCTGCCACAACGGGTGGAATGGCTGAAGGGCGATGAGTTCGAAGCCGCAAGGATGAAGAGTCAATAG
- a CDS encoding TlpA disulfide reductase family protein has translation MAALTTGTKAPDFELRTLDGKKFLLSEELARGPVVLAFFKVSCPTCQYALPFLERLHEIYGAKGVRLFGVSQNSAKDTAAFKKEFGITLPVLLDDIHSYPVSNAYGLTNVPTVFWVAQDSEIEVSSVGWVKADFEEINRRIADAGKTAPASVFNPGEDVRDFRAG, from the coding sequence ATGGCGGCACTAACTACGGGGACGAAAGCTCCCGACTTTGAGTTAAGGACTTTGGATGGGAAGAAATTCTTGCTCAGCGAGGAACTGGCTCGCGGGCCGGTGGTGTTGGCGTTCTTCAAAGTGTCGTGTCCGACTTGCCAGTATGCGCTGCCTTTTCTCGAGCGGTTGCATGAGATCTATGGGGCGAAGGGAGTGCGGCTGTTTGGAGTTTCACAGAACAGCGCCAAAGATACGGCGGCGTTTAAGAAGGAGTTCGGCATCACCCTTCCGGTGCTGCTCGATGACATCCACTCCTATCCGGTCTCGAATGCCTACGGGCTAACCAACGTTCCGACTGTGTTTTGGGTCGCGCAGGACTCGGAGATCGAAGTCTCCAGCGTTGGGTGGGTGAAAGCGGATTTCGAAGAGATTAACCGTAGGATCGCGGACGCGGGAAAAACAGCGCCTGCGTCGGTGTTCAATCCCGGTGAAGATGTGCGGGATTTTCGGGCTGGTTGA
- a CDS encoding energy transducer TonB: protein MRRFLLLSALLVSLPISVSAKNADTPNAAAAQDSPTGVVMTRLFPPVYPPLARQARVVGDVRIQLTIGTDGSVESAEVVSGHPMLKQAALDSAQKSQFECRRCTDSGMSYSLTYTFGFLDNGYRKVDQERSVHSSKCLFLWKCGMRRSTSWLCPENRPPAVTQSQGQVAILVSTTCVETEASY, encoded by the coding sequence ATGAGACGGTTTCTGCTACTCTCGGCGCTGCTTGTTTCCCTGCCGATCTCCGTGTCCGCTAAGAACGCTGACACGCCGAACGCGGCAGCAGCACAAGATTCGCCGACCGGCGTCGTGATGACCAGGTTGTTTCCGCCGGTCTATCCTCCCTTGGCGCGGCAGGCGCGGGTTGTGGGCGACGTCAGAATCCAGCTCACGATCGGGACGGATGGAAGCGTCGAATCTGCCGAGGTGGTCAGCGGGCATCCCATGCTCAAGCAGGCGGCGCTGGATAGCGCGCAGAAGTCGCAGTTCGAGTGCCGTAGGTGTACCGACTCCGGGATGTCATATTCATTGACCTATACGTTCGGGTTTCTGGACAACGGCTACAGAAAGGTTGATCAGGAGCGAAGCGTGCATTCGTCTAAATGCCTCTTCTTGTGGAAGTGCGGCATGCGACGAAGCACTTCCTGGCTTTGTCCCGAGAACCGGCCCCCAGCAGTGACACAGTCGCAAGGCCAAGTGGCAATTCTGGTATCAACTACGTGCGTCGAGACCGAAGCCTCTTATTGA
- a CDS encoding A/G-specific adenine glycosylase, whose amino-acid sequence MNSETKAYTARESAFRGQLLAWYDAHARDLPWRESRDPYRVWVSEIMLQQTRVAAVIAHYHEFLRRFPTVEKLARAREASVLAAWSGLGYYRRARMLHATAKVIVRELGGRFPQSSTDWRELPGIGRYTAAAIGSIAFDEPVAVVDGNVERVLQRFSGRRLVGEDFWRAADALLDRTRPGDFNQAMMELGATVCTPRVPTCLTCPVVELCATRGEIAGSAKSQRQKKREIHYALHFRDGAVFLVQRAGDARLMAGMWDLPELAAPEPSARKKPVPPLRFAKARNNKPSMTLRHSITVTDYVVQVWRMAAPEGLHGEWVGVHRLSRIALTGLARKILRKANLIVAASNYV is encoded by the coding sequence ATGAATTCCGAAACGAAAGCGTATACCGCACGCGAGTCGGCATTTCGTGGGCAGCTGCTGGCGTGGTATGACGCGCATGCGCGCGATCTGCCTTGGCGGGAAAGCCGCGACCCGTATCGGGTGTGGGTATCGGAAATCATGCTGCAGCAGACGCGCGTCGCAGCGGTGATTGCGCATTATCACGAATTTCTGCGGCGGTTCCCGACCGTGGAGAAGTTGGCTCGGGCGCGCGAGGCTTCGGTACTGGCGGCGTGGAGCGGCCTCGGATATTACCGGAGGGCGCGCATGCTGCATGCGACGGCGAAGGTTATCGTGCGGGAATTGGGCGGAAGATTTCCGCAGAGTTCGACGGATTGGCGCGAGTTGCCGGGGATTGGACGGTATACTGCCGCGGCGATCGGTAGTATCGCGTTCGATGAGCCGGTTGCAGTGGTTGACGGAAACGTGGAGCGGGTATTGCAGCGGTTTTCTGGGAGGCGGCTGGTAGGGGAGGATTTCTGGCGGGCAGCCGACGCTTTGCTGGATCGCACGCGGCCGGGCGATTTCAATCAGGCGATGATGGAATTAGGGGCGACAGTGTGCACACCGCGAGTGCCGACCTGCCTTACTTGTCCGGTGGTGGAATTGTGCGCCACTCGCGGAGAGATTGCCGGATCGGCAAAATCGCAGCGGCAGAAGAAACGGGAAATTCATTATGCGCTTCACTTTCGTGATGGCGCGGTTTTTCTGGTGCAACGGGCGGGCGATGCGCGGCTGATGGCGGGGATGTGGGACTTGCCCGAACTGGCAGCGCCGGAGCCATCGGCGAGGAAAAAGCCGGTTCCTCCCCTTCGCTTCGCTAAGGCTCGGAATAACAAACCTTCAATGACGCTGCGGCATTCGATCACGGTCACGGATTATGTGGTGCAGGTTTGGCGGATGGCTGCACCGGAAGGACTGCACGGCGAATGGGTTGGAGTGCACCGTTTGAGTCGGATTGCGCTAACCGGTTTGGCACGGAAGATTCTGCGCAAGGCGAATCTCATCGTTGCTGCGAGCAACTACGTCTAA
- a CDS encoding septal ring lytic transglycosylase RlpA family protein, with protein sequence MLLIVLIAILLLSGCGHPKQAHVDVPPPPPPATNPEPVAPPVANVPSAKAPIASRSEREADQPDSDLAEPTLPADAKPLAVETGLASWYGPPYHNRRGSNGEVYNMHAMTAAHRTYPLGSIVRVTNLKTGHTALVRITDRGPFISGRVLDLSLAAAHKLDVWQPGVAEVKVELMQSGASPGSPGKWVVQIGGFPHEPAARKLESRLKRRYRTAQVLCFASPAGDWWIRVRVLNDDRDRAQKLAAETATPQGAVFLVRLD encoded by the coding sequence ATGCTGTTGATCGTTCTGATCGCGATCCTATTGCTGAGCGGCTGTGGTCATCCCAAGCAGGCGCATGTCGATGTACCGCCGCCTCCGCCGCCAGCAACCAATCCTGAGCCTGTAGCTCCACCGGTCGCCAACGTTCCCTCCGCCAAAGCGCCTATCGCTTCCCGATCAGAGAGAGAAGCGGACCAACCCGACTCCGACCTCGCCGAGCCCACGCTTCCCGCCGACGCCAAGCCTCTCGCCGTCGAAACCGGACTCGCCAGTTGGTACGGCCCTCCCTATCACAACCGTCGCGGATCGAACGGCGAAGTCTACAACATGCACGCCATGACGGCCGCACACCGCACCTATCCCCTCGGCTCGATCGTGCGCGTCACCAACCTCAAGACCGGACACACGGCCCTCGTGCGCATCACCGACCGCGGTCCCTTCATTTCCGGACGCGTTCTCGATCTCTCTCTGGCCGCCGCTCACAAGCTCGACGTCTGGCAACCGGGCGTGGCCGAAGTGAAAGTCGAATTGATGCAATCGGGTGCATCGCCGGGTTCACCCGGCAAATGGGTCGTGCAAATCGGCGGATTTCCCCACGAGCCCGCCGCGCGAAAACTCGAGTCCCGCCTGAAGCGCCGCTATCGCACCGCGCAGGTCTTATGTTTCGCGAGTCCCGCCGGGGATTGGTGGATTCGCGTCCGCGTCCTCAACGACGATCGTGACCGAGCCCAAAAACTTGCCGCCGAAACCGCAACCCCCCAAGGCGCCGTTTTCCTTGTCCGACTCGACTAG
- a CDS encoding histidine triad nucleotide-binding protein: MTDPDCLFCRVLRGEIPAKKVYEDDHVYAFEDINPQAPTHVLIIPKKHFAGLKEAETADAEIIGRCHLAAAQIARQRNIEQGYRTVLNVGPGAGQSVFHLHVHLLGGRPLSWPPG, from the coding sequence ATGACCGATCCCGACTGCCTCTTCTGCCGCGTCCTCCGCGGCGAGATTCCCGCGAAAAAAGTTTACGAGGACGACCACGTCTACGCCTTCGAAGACATCAATCCGCAAGCCCCCACGCACGTGCTCATCATTCCGAAGAAGCATTTTGCGGGACTAAAAGAAGCCGAAACCGCCGACGCCGAGATCATCGGCCGCTGCCATCTGGCCGCCGCCCAGATCGCCCGCCAACGCAACATCGAGCAGGGATATCGTACAGTCCTCAACGTCGGCCCCGGCGCCGGACAGTCCGTGTTCCATCTCCATGTCCACCTCTTAGGCGGACGCCCGTTGTCTTGGCCTCCGGGATAA
- a CDS encoding cytochrome c3 family protein, which produces MKVLRIFVSAVLIVVLVGTVMVLLLLRRGFRATATPSPLEVAVARAARNAAIPSDERHKTNPLPATSDVKQQGREYFLNQCASCHGIDGSGKTQIGLNLFPRVPDLRAAATQNLTDGEIHYIIENGVQLTGMPAWGNPHTESSGTSWKLVSFIRSLGAVTNKEQSQQLTAAARHYVGSQACEKCHAEIYGRWNKTPMANVVRDPRTHPDAFAADPSSSTIAKFTKDQVAFVYGSIWKQRYFTKVGDDYFPLSVQWDFANHTWLPYMVAKGGDWWASLYPPDNMQRPTGPLCDGCHSVDYDIHTKQVAEWNVGCERCHGPGSEHVAHPSRANILNPAQMDNVAGTDTCISCHSQGQPVRNPIEGKFYDWPVGYHVGAKLQSYWRLEDCTLGQTTFYYFPDCTAHKNRMQGNDFVQSVMYRHGVTCASCHDVHGTANYAQLRKPANQICLDCHGPSSPNGPHTATREEHSHHKDGSPGSECVSCHMPAIETEGVPGAFVHAHTFRVVSPNMTEKYGIPNPCTSCHKDKSTGWAQDAMRQWPEHSWQERF; this is translated from the coding sequence ATGAAAGTCTTGAGAATATTCGTCTCGGCGGTTCTCATTGTCGTTCTCGTCGGAACGGTTATGGTTCTTCTTTTGCTTCGGCGGGGCTTCCGAGCAACTGCGACGCCTTCTCCGCTGGAAGTTGCCGTCGCCCGCGCCGCCCGCAACGCGGCAATCCCGAGTGATGAGCGGCACAAGACGAATCCGTTGCCCGCAACTTCGGACGTGAAGCAGCAAGGGCGTGAATATTTTCTGAATCAGTGTGCATCGTGTCATGGCATTGATGGCAGCGGGAAGACGCAGATCGGCCTGAATCTGTTTCCGAGGGTTCCCGATCTACGTGCGGCTGCGACGCAAAATCTTACTGACGGAGAAATTCACTACATCATCGAAAATGGAGTTCAACTCACAGGAATGCCCGCTTGGGGGAATCCGCATACTGAATCCTCTGGCACCAGTTGGAAACTCGTCAGCTTTATCCGAAGCCTTGGGGCAGTTACGAATAAGGAGCAGTCACAACAGTTGACCGCTGCTGCGAGGCATTACGTCGGATCCCAGGCGTGCGAAAAATGTCATGCGGAGATTTATGGGCGTTGGAATAAAACGCCGATGGCCAATGTCGTTCGTGATCCACGTACACATCCCGACGCCTTTGCCGCTGATCCGTCCTCGAGCACGATAGCGAAGTTCACGAAGGATCAAGTGGCCTTCGTCTACGGAAGTATCTGGAAGCAACGTTATTTCACCAAGGTCGGTGACGATTATTTTCCTCTTTCTGTGCAGTGGGACTTCGCCAATCACACATGGTTGCCCTATATGGTCGCAAAGGGAGGGGATTGGTGGGCTTCGCTGTACCCTCCCGACAACATGCAAAGACCGACTGGCCCGCTTTGCGATGGCTGTCACTCCGTCGACTATGACATTCACACGAAGCAGGTCGCGGAGTGGAATGTCGGCTGTGAACGTTGTCACGGGCCGGGAAGCGAACACGTCGCACATCCTTCACGAGCGAATATCCTCAATCCAGCCCAGATGGACAATGTCGCCGGGACGGACACATGTATCTCCTGTCACTCGCAAGGACAACCAGTCCGCAATCCGATAGAAGGGAAATTTTACGACTGGCCCGTCGGCTACCACGTTGGCGCGAAGTTACAGAGCTACTGGCGACTCGAAGATTGCACGCTCGGGCAAACGACGTTCTACTACTTCCCGGACTGCACGGCGCACAAGAACCGGATGCAGGGGAATGATTTCGTCCAGAGCGTGATGTACCGGCATGGAGTAACGTGCGCGTCCTGTCACGATGTCCACGGCACAGCGAACTATGCACAGTTAAGAAAGCCCGCCAATCAAATCTGCTTGGACTGCCACGGGCCGTCGTCTCCGAACGGGCCGCACACGGCGACACGGGAAGAACATAGTCACCACAAGGATGGTAGTCCGGGCAGTGAATGCGTCTCGTGCCACATGCCGGCGATCGAAACTGAAGGTGTACCGGGAGCGTTCGTCCATGCTCACACGTTCCGAGTGGTCTCACCGAACATGACCGAAAAGTACGGCATTCCCAACCCGTGCACATCCTGCCACAAAGACAAATCGACAGGGTGGGCCCAGGACGCGATGCGACAGTGGCCCGAGCACTCGTGGCAAGAGAGGTTCTGA
- a CDS encoding HDOD domain-containing protein yields the protein MSGGQGAAAAPAKNLKPLRYVARQPIFDREENVFGYELLFRDGLENTFHGDTDEASRATLDRSLLMGLDILCDGRRAFVNCTRDTLVKGLVTLLPSTTTVVEVLETVAVDSEVIRACQSLKQSGYMIALDDYVANDPRAALAEIADIIKVEMQLTTEEERAGLIRRFGPWRCRMLAEKIETHAEFQRAKDMGFEYFQGYFFRRPEIMNTRDMPANRMNYLRMLQEVSRPELNLKELEKLVKAEASVCYRLLRYLNSAIFGFQQHIQSVRHALAVLGERDARRWVRLVAAVGAGQEKTTDLVLSALVRGRFGELLAPRVAHGESDLFLLGLLSLIDAMLEMPMAEVLDRIPVDQPTKSVLLGQPSVLRPVFQLMLAHESGDWEAAEELSRSVKLDSEEIAGYYWQAQQWARQVSAGG from the coding sequence ATGTCTGGGGGACAGGGTGCGGCGGCCGCACCGGCGAAGAATCTGAAACCGTTGCGATATGTAGCGCGGCAACCGATCTTCGACAGGGAAGAGAACGTATTCGGATATGAACTGTTGTTTCGCGACGGCCTGGAAAATACCTTCCACGGGGACACGGATGAGGCTTCCCGCGCAACGCTCGACCGGTCGTTGCTGATGGGCCTCGACATTTTGTGCGATGGGCGCCGGGCGTTTGTGAATTGCACGCGCGACACTCTGGTCAAGGGACTGGTTACGCTGTTGCCTTCGACCACGACAGTCGTCGAGGTTCTGGAAACAGTTGCCGTCGATTCCGAGGTGATAAGGGCCTGTCAGAGTTTGAAGCAATCGGGATACATGATCGCCTTGGACGACTACGTGGCCAACGATCCGCGGGCGGCGCTGGCGGAGATCGCGGACATCATTAAAGTGGAAATGCAGTTGACGACGGAAGAGGAGCGAGCGGGGTTGATCCGGAGATTCGGGCCCTGGCGCTGCCGAATGTTGGCAGAGAAAATTGAGACCCACGCCGAGTTTCAGCGCGCGAAGGATATGGGCTTTGAATATTTTCAGGGCTATTTTTTTCGGCGTCCGGAGATCATGAATACCCGGGACATGCCGGCCAATCGGATGAATTATCTGCGGATGCTGCAGGAGGTTTCGCGTCCTGAGTTGAATTTGAAAGAATTAGAGAAGCTGGTGAAGGCAGAGGCGTCGGTGTGCTATCGCCTGTTGCGATATTTGAATTCTGCAATTTTCGGCTTCCAGCAGCACATCCAGTCGGTGAGACATGCGCTCGCAGTTCTGGGGGAGCGCGATGCGCGGCGATGGGTGCGGCTGGTCGCGGCCGTGGGTGCGGGTCAGGAAAAAACCACCGATCTGGTTTTGTCGGCGCTGGTGCGAGGAAGATTTGGGGAGTTACTCGCTCCGCGCGTGGCCCACGGCGAATCGGATTTATTTCTGCTGGGCCTGTTGTCGCTGATCGATGCCATGCTGGAAATGCCGATGGCAGAAGTGCTCGACAGGATTCCTGTGGATCAGCCGACCAAGTCCGTGCTGTTGGGACAGCCGAGCGTCTTGCGTCCGGTGTTTCAGTTGATGCTGGCGCATGAGAGCGGGGACTGGGAAGCGGCCGAAGAATTGAGCCGGAGCGTGAAATTGGATTCGGAGGAAATTGCCGGATACTACTGGCAGGCGCAGCAATGGGCGCGCCAGGTTTCCGCGGGAGGGTGA
- the pheT gene encoding phenylalanine--tRNA ligase subunit beta, protein MKLSAEWIREFVDLSVDDRRLAEDLTNVGISVEGISGSGADTVFEMEIGTNRPDAMNHYGVAREAAAIYDRALKQLSALSFQLSAPTSDTAFPIFVEEPQLCPRFSARVIRGTRIQPSPEKIAHRLQLLDQRPISNAVDATNYVLWAMGKPTHVFDMDLLEGGKIIVRKARDGETLNTLDGVERKLTSEDLVVCDAKKPVGLAGVMGGYDTMITEKTRNIVIESAWWDPGIVRKMSRRHGLHTDASHRFERGADFESTVLSCDLVAQMILESGGGELAGDVVDAISRRMDQAPVVLHLADVRRILGGNLNASRIFSLLKRLGFTLIPEGQHDAQFRVHIPSWRLDVEREIDVIEEIARLHGYDKFENTLPAYSGAVAEPPHAAMDAAFRGRALALGYNEALSLTFISHVDAENFSGAKVLELENPLSEEASVMRTSLAPGMLGMLAWNLNRDVAEVRLFEMGSVYELSGMDRIEPKRACLGATAAAIQSSLPKGNALDVSQGVHATAGEIFRGFKGDVENLLAEFSGEVSYDRETGEYFHPGRSARARVNGTVVAQFGQVHPEVAAARKLRQDVFLADFDMERLYEIGLRRVKFVAIAKYPAVERDFSFVFSDSLSFEEIRKAVADLRILDLREFRPVEIFRGRSIAPGKYSVLLRVTFQSKERTLREDEVAQWSGKIVSVLTALNGMQRI, encoded by the coding sequence ATGAAGTTATCCGCAGAATGGATTCGCGAATTCGTTGATCTCTCCGTCGATGACCGTCGGCTGGCTGAGGACTTGACCAATGTTGGGATATCGGTTGAGGGAATCAGCGGGAGCGGCGCCGATACGGTGTTCGAGATGGAGATCGGGACCAATCGGCCGGATGCGATGAATCATTACGGTGTGGCGCGGGAAGCGGCGGCGATTTATGATCGGGCGCTGAAACAGCTCTCAGCTCTAAGCTTTCAGCTTTCAGCCCCGACCTCGGATACGGCATTTCCGATCTTTGTCGAGGAGCCGCAGCTTTGTCCGCGGTTTTCGGCGCGCGTGATTCGCGGGACTCGCATCCAGCCTTCGCCAGAGAAGATCGCGCATCGACTGCAACTGCTGGATCAGCGGCCCATCTCGAATGCCGTCGATGCTACGAATTACGTTTTGTGGGCGATGGGGAAGCCTACGCACGTTTTCGACATGGATCTGCTGGAGGGCGGGAAGATAATTGTGCGCAAGGCTCGCGACGGGGAGACGCTGAACACTCTTGACGGCGTGGAGCGCAAGCTGACTTCCGAAGATCTCGTGGTGTGCGACGCGAAGAAACCGGTCGGCCTCGCCGGCGTGATGGGCGGCTACGACACGATGATTACGGAGAAGACTCGGAACATCGTGATCGAGTCGGCGTGGTGGGATCCGGGGATTGTGCGGAAAATGTCGCGGCGGCATGGACTGCATACCGACGCTTCGCACCGCTTCGAGCGCGGCGCGGATTTTGAGTCGACCGTGCTGTCGTGCGATCTGGTGGCGCAGATGATTCTCGAGTCGGGCGGGGGAGAACTGGCCGGCGATGTCGTCGATGCGATTTCCAGGCGCATGGATCAGGCTCCGGTCGTGTTGCATTTGGCAGATGTGCGCCGCATCCTGGGTGGGAATCTTAACGCGAGTCGGATATTCAGCCTTCTGAAGAGACTGGGTTTCACGCTCATTCCTGAAGGCCAGCACGACGCGCAGTTTCGCGTACATATTCCGAGTTGGCGGCTGGATGTGGAGCGCGAGATCGACGTAATCGAAGAAATCGCGCGGCTGCACGGATATGACAAGTTTGAGAATACCTTGCCGGCGTACAGCGGAGCCGTGGCCGAGCCGCCACACGCCGCGATGGACGCGGCTTTCCGAGGGCGGGCTCTGGCGCTCGGATATAACGAGGCACTGTCGTTGACGTTTATTTCGCATGTGGATGCGGAGAACTTTTCAGGCGCGAAGGTACTGGAGTTGGAAAATCCGCTAAGCGAAGAAGCCTCGGTGATGCGAACGTCGCTGGCCCCCGGCATGCTCGGCATGCTGGCGTGGAATCTGAATCGCGATGTGGCGGAAGTGCGGCTCTTTGAGATGGGTAGCGTTTACGAACTATCGGGCATGGACCGAATCGAACCGAAGCGTGCCTGTCTCGGCGCAACGGCTGCGGCCATACAGAGTTCTTTGCCCAAAGGTAATGCGCTCGACGTGAGCCAGGGCGTACATGCGACAGCTGGCGAAATATTCCGGGGATTCAAAGGCGACGTAGAGAACCTGCTGGCTGAGTTTTCCGGCGAGGTCAGCTACGACCGCGAGACGGGGGAATATTTTCATCCCGGACGATCTGCGCGGGCGCGAGTGAATGGGACGGTGGTGGCGCAGTTTGGGCAGGTTCATCCGGAAGTCGCCGCGGCCCGCAAATTGCGGCAGGATGTGTTTTTGGCGGATTTTGATATGGAGCGGTTGTACGAAATTGGGCTGCGCCGGGTGAAGTTCGTGGCGATTGCAAAGTATCCGGCGGTGGAGCGGGATTTTTCGTTTGTATTTAGCGATAGCTTGTCATTTGAGGAGATCAGGAAAGCTGTGGCAGACTTGCGGATTCTCGATCTGCGCGAGTTTCGTCCGGTGGAGATTTTTCGCGGCCGATCGATCGCGCCGGGAAAATATTCGGTGTTACTGCGCGTAACATTTCAGTCTAAAGAGCGGACGCTGCGCGAGGATGAAGTGGCGCAATGGTCGGGGAAGATCGTCTCTGTGCTTACCGCCCTGAATGGAATGCAGAGGATTTAG